The following nucleotide sequence is from Primulina tabacum isolate GXHZ01 chromosome 2, ASM2559414v2, whole genome shotgun sequence.
CAACTCGTCACATGCTACTTTGCACTTGAAGAATATGCAAGCACAGTAAATAGAAAAAGACCATGCTGAAATTCGAGAAACATGGCGACGAGGGCCTTAACACCTGGGCCAGAGCCTGCGACACGTGCCACTCCGCAGCATGCACTGTGTACTGCTGCGCAGACATGGCGTACCTCTGCAGCAGCTGTGATGCCCGTATCCACGCGGCCAATCTGCTGGCTTCCCGCCACGAGCGTGTTTTGGTTTGCGAGGCATGTGAGCGTGCTCCGGCTGCCTTCTTGTGTAAGGCTGATGCTGCATCTCTCTGCACTTCTTGCGACTCTGATATACACTCCGCAAACCCTCTCGCTCGCCGCCACCACCGAGTTCCGATTCTGCCGATTCGGGGCTTACTCTACGGCCCCTCATTTCCTAGACCTGGCGGGTTCGTAACAGGTGAAATATGCGAAAATGCTTTctgaaatatatttataatcataTACGGAAGAATAAACCAGTTTAGTAATCTTCAACACAAATTAAACTATGTACATGCTAACTGTTAATGATGCAGCTGCAGCAGCAGATGATTTATTGACTCGGGAAGGAGATGACGcagatgaagaagatgaagacgAAGCAGCATCATGGCTACTGCTCAATCCTTCAAAGAATAGAGAAAATCAAAGCAATGAAAGTGGGGGTTTATTCGGTGAAGAAGTGGATGAGTGTTTTGATATTGATGATTATAATCCACGTCTAGACAACCAGTTCAACGATCAGTACAATAGTCTGCAGCAGAATTACAACAGCACTGTTTCTCAAAGGAACTATGGAGGAGACAGTGTTGTCCCGATCCAGAATTGTAAAGAAAAGGACGTTTTTTTCCATATGGGATTTGAGTGCAAGGCTTCTAACTTGGGGTACAGAAGTTATCCTCCTTCGAAATCTCATATAGTAAGTTACCTTTGCCAATAAATATTACACAAAATTTAAGTGAAATTCTTGCAATATATACGGAACACTTTTATCTTAGggaaaaattttgatttgatCGAGAGTTTGTGATGCATGACAcacaaaatattatacatgAGAAAATAGAAGTGACATGTAAGGGGAATTGGGGATGTAAAATGATATAAGAATATTATCCGAGTTAATATACGCTTGCTACGTACAGTGCTGGCATAAACCACTCGAAGGGCCTGAGTTCAATCAAAACAAACCTCTCGATCCCACATTACCCtcataataagaataataacaGCATAAGACATGGATTTATTTTTAGAAGTCAAGCTTTAAATTGTTAGATTTACTATTAATAATGGTCGAGATGAATTAGAAATAGCACAGTAATCATGATACAATATCCTTATAACATAATTTCCCAGGTTTCCCTTTCGCCGGTGGACGTTGGTGTGGTTCCAGAAGCAACATCGTCCGATATCTCCTCAGTCTCCCACACAAGACCTCCAAAAGGGACAATCGATCTTTTCTCAGGTTCATCAATTCAGGCACCAACTCTGCAGTTAACTCCAATGGACAGAGAAGCAAGAGTCTTGAGGTATCGAGAGAAGAAAAAGGCTAGAAAATTCGAGAAGACGATTCGATATGCATCAAGAAAAGCATATGCAGAAATTAGACCAAGAATCAAGGGTCGATTTGCTAAAAGAAAAGATGTTGAAGTGGAAGTGGATCAGATGTTTTCTACTTCCATAATGGCAGAAACTGGATATGGGATTGTTCCATCATACTGATTGGTGGGTATCAGGAAAATGTGAAGAGCGATTAAAGCTACTACTGCTGATACTTTTTCTTGCTTTTAactcatatttatattaatggTAATTTGATTTCTTGAACTTGATTCGTGTCATATCTAAGTTGATTTATGTGCGTGTATTcgttcttgattttttttacagGAATCCACGATTATCtttgtatgtgtgtatatatatatatactgtgtAAAATATAGAGCGTGTGTAGGAaaatatggccgaaaattgattAAAATAAAGTTGAATTCCAAGAAATACGACAATTACAGATTTTTCATTTCCctttgaagaaaaatatgaCAATCTGTTGGAAGATGATAAATCTTTCAAAAGAAACTAGCACAATGAAGTTAGCAAAGTCTACCGGGAGATTTTTGTCATCTTGGGATGCAAAATTATATTCTTATAAAGTTGCATCTGTtaatttcaattttctttttctaCAAAAAAAGATCCACGGCTCCTAATCAGATAGTGCGGCCGCGTGGGGGTTGTAAATTTGCAAGAAAAGTTCTGGGCTTACATTGGATAATGAAACTTAAATGCTCATCATGATCTCGAAAGAAATGCAGCAATCTCCGAGAACTGGAGGCTGCAAGCATATAATACATCCGGCCTCATAACCACAAAACTTTGCAGCTTCACCAGTTCCACATACGTTGCAATACTTACACTCCAAAAACCAAAAAATGTTCTCAAATTCGTACGCCACTCTTCAATCTAATTCACATTGTCAAGGTAAAAGTTCAAAGTCACCGTCAACCACACGAACATCAAATACACCACCACCTCTCTCACGCCTTCTCTTCTCGTAATCTGCAAACAGGGCACGTCGAGTCGTGGTGAAATGCATTCTCTATGGTACAGATGAAAACAAGCTAAGGCAATCTAGTCACTTTCTCTCCAACTGAAACCTCGTCCTTACAAACTACACAAGCAATTATACAATTATTATTCTGTCCCACTTCTTCTTTTGTCAGAAACCCCGCAGGCAGACTTTCTACCACGGATTTGGCTGCTGGTGGACTACCCTTTAAAGCATTCTCATTTTCCACCAGCGTCCGGAAATGGGCCTCATATTCCGTTATTCTAAGTACTCTATATAAGTCTTGATATtgaaaatagtttttcatgTAATTTTAAAAACTCAAGAGTTGTTCAACattaacttttaaaaactctataaatatgtattcaaattttcaatatacTTTTAATATAACGTACAAACATTAAAGCCTAAGATACAAgtataaattgtcaaaaattgtatttggttcaacaAAAGTTTTGgatgaatttttaaaacttctaactcatacacaaTCTATTTATTTCTTTCTCTATCGTTTCACCTCTCTCTTATCTTATCTTCTCTCCTCTCATCTATTTCTAtcactctctcaaattttcgaagtgtatatctatatatattttttcatctttctttttcaaaatttttattttttggctgattgttcatttaataatttttattttaatatcataggaaattttgaattttagaattgattttgtgatttttaatttatgattttatataaatttatgtaaaacactcaataataataaaagatgataaaaaatatcgtttaattcttaataattgaatagcctCGCAACaactatgattttttaaattcttttttgcATTTTCATAGCAAGTTAGAAAGATTGAGCGACAGCCCTCCCACTCGGCACCGTCAGAtcaattaatatgtaagctacaatatttttatataaaattatattcacacaatg
It contains:
- the LOC142537048 gene encoding zinc finger protein CONSTANS-LIKE 2-like isoform X2; protein product: MLKFEKHGDEGLNTWARACDTCHSAACTVYCCADMAYLCSSCDARIHAANLLASRHERVLVCEACERAPAAFLCKADAASLCTSCDSDIHSANPLARRHHRVPILPIRGLLYGPSFPRPGGFVTAADDLLTREGDDADEEDEDEAASWLLLNPSKNRENQSNESGGLFGEEVDECFDIDDYNPRLDNQFNDQYNSLQQNYNSTVSQRNYGGDSVVPIQNCKEKDVFFHMGFECKASNLGYRSYPPSKSHIVSLSPVDVGVVPEATSSDISSVSHTRPPKGTIDLFSGSSIQAPTLQLTPMDREARVLRYREKKKARKFEKTIRYASRKAYAEIRPRIKGRFAKRKDVEVEVDQMFSTSIMAETGYGIVPSY
- the LOC142537048 gene encoding zinc finger protein CONSTANS-LIKE 2-like isoform X1; this encodes MLKFEKHGDEGLNTWARACDTCHSAACTVYCCADMAYLCSSCDARIHAANLLASRHERVLVCEACERAPAAFLCKADAASLCTSCDSDIHSANPLARRHHRVPILPIRGLLYGPSFPRPGGFVTAAAADDLLTREGDDADEEDEDEAASWLLLNPSKNRENQSNESGGLFGEEVDECFDIDDYNPRLDNQFNDQYNSLQQNYNSTVSQRNYGGDSVVPIQNCKEKDVFFHMGFECKASNLGYRSYPPSKSHIVSLSPVDVGVVPEATSSDISSVSHTRPPKGTIDLFSGSSIQAPTLQLTPMDREARVLRYREKKKARKFEKTIRYASRKAYAEIRPRIKGRFAKRKDVEVEVDQMFSTSIMAETGYGIVPSY